In the Mauremys mutica isolate MM-2020 ecotype Southern chromosome 13, ASM2049712v1, whole genome shotgun sequence genome, one interval contains:
- the LOC123347225 gene encoding zinc finger protein 664-like: MAQGSPPVMLTPAGLAARGCPQQGGASAPQQQEGDGDGGHRASGDVRPDVWWEEAHGDTGTLSDLGGRRKGDHGGQAVGEGEQTRAGGQAAPARPRRYGCSVCGKAFSQSSTLIVHRRSHSGERPYACEECGRAFAQSSGLAKHRRVHTGERPHPCPECGRRFGKRSNLAVHRRAHTGERPFPCPACPKAFARRADLAVHGRTHTGERPYRCADCGKGFSTGSNLAQHRRTHQPDRPYRCAQCGKGFPGSSELLRHWRSHTGERPYHCGICGLAFAHSTVHRRHQRAHLEESPYRCGDCGRSFAQRSDMVVHGRTHTGERPYHCPDCPKAFAQSSHLATHRRSHTGERPYRCPDCPKAFAQSSALTVHRRTHTGEQPYACGECGRRFHRSSNLIRHQRTHTAERPFACPQCGRRFHRRSNMVVHQRTHSRAKGLCPPAAGDSARWEALETESPSPMPTATGTR, encoded by the coding sequence ATGGCCCAGGGGTCCCCTCCCGTGATGTTGACCCCGGCTGGGCTGGCGGCCCGAGGATGCCCGCAGCAGGGTggagccagtgccccccagcagcaggagggggATGGCGACGGCGGGCACCGGGCCAGTGGAGACGTGCGGCCGGATGTGTGGTGGGAAGAGGCGCATGGAGACACGGGGACGCTTTCAGATCTGGGTGGCCGAAGGAAGGGGGACCATGGGGGCCAggccgtgggggagggggagcagaccagggctgggggacaggccgCCCCGGCACGCCCCCGGCGGTACGGGTGCAGCGTGTGCGGCAAGGCCTTCTCACAAAGCTCCACGCTGATCGTGCATCGGCGATCGCACTCGGGCGAGCGCCCCTACGCCTGCGAGGAGTGTGGCCGTGCCTTCGCCCAGAGCTCGGGCCTGGCCAAGCACCGGCGGGTGCACACAGGCGagcgcccccacccctgccccgagtGCGGACGGCGCTTTGGCAAACGCTCGAACCTGGCAGTGCACCGGCGGGCCCACACCGGTGagcgccccttcccctgccctgcctgccccaagGCCTTTGCCCGGCGCGCCGACCTGGCTGTGCATGGCCGCACCCACACTGGGGAGCGGCCCTACCGCTGCGCCGACTGCGGCAAGGGCTTCAGCACTGGCTCCAACCTCGCGCAGCACCGGCGCACGCACCAGCCCGATCGGCCTTACCGCTGCGCCCAGTGCGGGAAGGGCTTTCCCGGCAGCTCGGAACTGCTGCGCCACTGGCGCTcccacaccggggagcggccctacCATTGCGGCATCTGCGGCCTGGCCTTCGCCCACAGCACGGTGCACCGGCGCCACCAGCGGGCCCACCTGGAGGAGTCGCCCTACCGCTGCGGAGACTGCGGGCGCAGCTTCGCCCAGCGCTCTGACATGGTGGTGCACGGCCGCACCCACACCGGCGAGCGCCCCTACCACTGCCCCGACTGCCCCAAGGCCTTCGCCCAAAGCTCCCACCTGGCCACCCACCGGCGCAGCCACACCGGCGAGCGCCCCTACCGCTGCCCCGACTGCCCCAAGGCCTTTGCCCAGAGCTCGGCCCTCACCGTGCACCGGCGCACCCACACCGGCGAGCAGCCCTACGCCTGCGGCGAATGCGGCCGACGCTTCCACCGCAGCTCCAATCTTATCCGTCACCAGCGCACCCATACGGCCGAGCGCCCCTTCGCCTGCCCGCAGTGCGGCCGACGCTTCCACCGCCGCTCCAACATGGTGGTGCACCAGCGCACCCACTCCCGGGCCAAGGGGCTCTGCCCGCCGGCTGCCGGGGACTCTGCCCGCTGGGAGGCCTTGGAGACAGAGAGCCCTAGCCCTATGCCCACAGCCACAGGGACTAGAtag
- the PARP2 gene encoding poly [ADP-ribose] polymerase 2 isoform X2 — MRRGVCKSHLSLAFTRRVDLRGRAAGSRPHPRLPACAAPSMQMNRLRLPASPVCVSHNTLRAYPLLGPLHASDRPGQGTGLMQMSDMQMRTGCARVRFPERSLERGWWEAAARMSRKRRAAEAEGAGLALELRWEWQDPGGTWHRFVPEQSEVLTQAARAGKPSVAVGSRVDLRRMVQRDGQTRQDRCVAAAVQDQDSYFVWCWQGDEEGQWLPYPADTCLALERARRGDGEPSLEVTFSRTRYTLDTAQMTQTNVRTGYQRRMERRESDAVDDDGGSEPSSVPGSSSPQRPPAPKRLQEVGASPNPRAGGESTEVVKTLIVKGKAPVDPECLAKLGKAHVYCEGDDVYDVMLNQTNLQFNNNKFYVLQLLEDDGPRSYSVWTRWGRVGRPGQHALVSCAGDLTQAKQIFTKKFLDKTKNHWAERGNFQKVPGKYDLLHMDSRPPAAEPSCTGAPQPKPASRLDPRVQALLGLICDLQAMEEMVLEMKYDTKKAPLGKLTVEQIRAGFQSLQKVEAVLRAGDTGRALLEACNEFYTRVPHDFGLRTPPLIRTWQELQEKVQLLEVLERYLLSTHAPTHRDYSMELLEAFTLRRAGEPPFRASLPNRTLLWHGSRLGNWVGILSQGLRVAPPEAPVTGYMFGKGIYFADMSSKSANYCFASRQRDVGLLLLCEVALGECQELLEANAEAGELPPGKHSTKGLGKLAPAPANTIVLEGAAVPLGPAVETGVRNPHGYTLNYNEFVVYEPGQVRMRYLLQVRFSFAPLW, encoded by the exons ATGCGCCGCGGCGTATGCAAATCGCACCTCTCCCTCGCCTTCACGCGAAGGGTTGATCTAAGGGGGCGCGCGGCCggctcccgcccccaccccagactCCCAGCCTGCGCAGCCCCCTCTATGCAAATGAACCGGCTCCGCCTGCCAGCGAGCCCGGTGTGCGTCTCCCACAATACCCTGCGCGCCTACCCCCTACTCGGGCCCCTCCACGCCAGCGACCGGCCAGGGCAGGGGACGGGGCTAATGCAAATGAGCGATATGCAAATGAGGACGGGCTGCGCGAGAGTTCGGTTCCCGGAACGTTCCCTGGAGCGCGGCTGGTGGGAAGCTGCTGCCAG GATGAGCCGGAAGCGGAGGGCAGCCGAGGCGGAGGGCGCGGGCCTGGCACTGGAGCTGCGCTGGGAGTGGCAGGACCCCGGTGGCACCTGGCATCGCTTCGTGCCTGAGCAGAGCGAGGTGCTGACACAGGCGGCCAG ggcagggaagcCCAGCGTGGCCGTGGGCTCCCGCGTGGACCTGCGGCGGATGGTGCAGCGGGATGGACAGACGAGGCAGGACAGATGCGTGGCAGCCGCTGTCCAGGACCAGGACTCCT ATTTCGTGTGGTGCTGGCAGGGGGACGAAGAGGGGCAGTGGCTTCCCTACCCTGCCGATACCTGCCTGGCGCTGGAGCGAGCACGGCGCGGCGACGGGGAGCCCAGCCTAGAGGTGACGTTCAGCCGGACCCGCTACACGTTGGACACAGCACAGATGACCCAGACCAACGTCAGAACTGGGTACCAGCGCCGGATGGAGCGGAGGGAGTCAG ATGCTGTGGATGACGATGGGGGATCTGAGCCCAGCTCTGTCCCTGGCTCCTCGTCCCCCCAACGGCCCCCAGCGCCGAAGAgactccaggaggtgggggccagccccaaccccagagccGGGGGAGAGAGCACAG AGGTCGTCAAGACCCTGATTGTGAAGGGGAAGGCGCCGGTGGATCCCGAGTGCTTGGCTAAACTGGGGAAG GCCCACGTGTACTGCGAAGGGGACGACGTCTACGACGTGATGCTCAACCAG aCCAACCTCCAGTTCAACAACAACAAGTTCTACGTCCTACAGCTGCTGGAGGACGATGGGCCACGGAGCTACAGCGTCTGGACGCGCTGGGGGCGCG TGGGGCGGCCGGGCCAGCACGCGCTGGTGTCCTGCGCTGGGGACCTCACCCAGGCCAAGCAGATCTTCACTAAGAA GTTCCTTGACAAGACCAAAAACCACTGGGCCGAGCGGGGCAACTTCCAGAAAGTGCCTGGCAAGTACGACCTGCTGCACATGGACAGCCGCCCCcct GCCGCAGAGCCGAGCTGCACAGGGGCCCCCCAGCCCAAACCGGCCTCACGACTGGACCCCCGAGTGCAGGCGCTGCTGGGGCTGATCTGCGACCTGCAGGCCATGGAGGAGATGGTGCTGGAGATGAAGTATGACACCAAGAAGGCCCCTCTCG GGAAGCTGACGGTGGAGCAGATCCGGGCTGGGTTCCAGTCACTGCAGAAGGTGGAGGCGGTTCTGCGGGCCGGGGACACTGGACGGGCCCTGCTGGAAGCCTGCAACGAGTTCTACACCCGTGTGCCCCATGACTTTGG GCTTCGGACACCCCCATTGATCCGGACGTGGCAGGAGCTTCAGGAGAAGGTGCAGCTGCTGGAG GTGCTGGAGCGGTACCTGCTCTCCACCCACGCGCCTACCCACCGTGACTACTCCATGGAGCTGCTGGAGGCTTTCACCTTGCGCCGGGCCGGCGAGCCCCCCTTCCGCGCCAGCCTGCCCAACCg GACGTTGCTGTGGCACGGCTCCCGGCTGGGCAACTGGGTGGGGATCCTGagccaggggctgcgggtggcGCCCCCTGAGGCCCCCGTCACCGGCTACATG tTTGGGAAGGGCATCTACTTCGCAGACATGTCGTCCAAGAGCGCCAACTACTGCTTCGCCTCGCGCCAGCGCGacgtggggctgctgctgctgtgcgaG GTGGCGCTGGGCGAGtgccaggagctgctggaggcgaATGCCGAGGCCGGGGAGCTGCCGCCCGGGAAGCACAGCACCAAGGGGCTGGGGAAGCTGGCGCCCGCCCCAGCCAATACCATCGTGCT GGAGGGGGCCGCAGTGCCGCTGGGCCCGGCCGTGGAGACGGGCGTGAGGAACCCCCACGGCTACACCCTCAACTACAACGAGTTCGTCGTCTACGAGCCGGGCCAGGTGCGGATGCGCTACCTGCTCCAAGTGCGCTTCAGCTTCGCCCCCCTgtggtga
- the PARP2 gene encoding poly [ADP-ribose] polymerase 2 isoform X1 translates to MQMNRLRLPASPVCVSHNTLRAYPLLGPLHASDRPGQGTGLMQMSDMQMRTGCARVRFPERSLERGWWEAAARMSRKRRAAEAEGAGLALELRWEWQDPGGTWHRFVPEQSEVLTQAARAGKPSVAVGSRVDLRRMVQRDGQTRQDRCVAAAVQDQDSYFVWCWQGDEEGQWLPYPADTCLALERARRGDGEPSLEVTFSRTRYTLDTAQMTQTNVRTGYQRRMERRESDAVDDDGGSEPSSVPGSSSPQRPPAPKRLQEVGASPNPRAGGESTEVVKTLIVKGKAPVDPECLAKLGKAHVYCEGDDVYDVMLNQTNLQFNNNKFYVLQLLEDDGPRSYSVWTRWGRVGRPGQHALVSCAGDLTQAKQIFTKKFLDKTKNHWAERGNFQKVPGKYDLLHMDSRPPAAEPSCTGAPQPKPASRLDPRVQALLGLICDLQAMEEMVLEMKYDTKKAPLGKLTVEQIRAGFQSLQKVEAVLRAGDTGRALLEACNEFYTRVPHDFGLRTPPLIRTWQELQEKVQLLEALGEIQIAVKLARLELHGQEHPLDRSYRTLGCELCPLERDSAHFQVLERYLLSTHAPTHRDYSMELLEAFTLRRAGEPPFRASLPNRTLLWHGSRLGNWVGILSQGLRVAPPEAPVTGYMFGKGIYFADMSSKSANYCFASRQRDVGLLLLCEVALGECQELLEANAEAGELPPGKHSTKGLGKLAPAPANTIVLEGAAVPLGPAVETGVRNPHGYTLNYNEFVVYEPGQVRMRYLLQVRFSFAPLW, encoded by the exons ATGCAAATGAACCGGCTCCGCCTGCCAGCGAGCCCGGTGTGCGTCTCCCACAATACCCTGCGCGCCTACCCCCTACTCGGGCCCCTCCACGCCAGCGACCGGCCAGGGCAGGGGACGGGGCTAATGCAAATGAGCGATATGCAAATGAGGACGGGCTGCGCGAGAGTTCGGTTCCCGGAACGTTCCCTGGAGCGCGGCTGGTGGGAAGCTGCTGCCAG GATGAGCCGGAAGCGGAGGGCAGCCGAGGCGGAGGGCGCGGGCCTGGCACTGGAGCTGCGCTGGGAGTGGCAGGACCCCGGTGGCACCTGGCATCGCTTCGTGCCTGAGCAGAGCGAGGTGCTGACACAGGCGGCCAG ggcagggaagcCCAGCGTGGCCGTGGGCTCCCGCGTGGACCTGCGGCGGATGGTGCAGCGGGATGGACAGACGAGGCAGGACAGATGCGTGGCAGCCGCTGTCCAGGACCAGGACTCCT ATTTCGTGTGGTGCTGGCAGGGGGACGAAGAGGGGCAGTGGCTTCCCTACCCTGCCGATACCTGCCTGGCGCTGGAGCGAGCACGGCGCGGCGACGGGGAGCCCAGCCTAGAGGTGACGTTCAGCCGGACCCGCTACACGTTGGACACAGCACAGATGACCCAGACCAACGTCAGAACTGGGTACCAGCGCCGGATGGAGCGGAGGGAGTCAG ATGCTGTGGATGACGATGGGGGATCTGAGCCCAGCTCTGTCCCTGGCTCCTCGTCCCCCCAACGGCCCCCAGCGCCGAAGAgactccaggaggtgggggccagccccaaccccagagccGGGGGAGAGAGCACAG AGGTCGTCAAGACCCTGATTGTGAAGGGGAAGGCGCCGGTGGATCCCGAGTGCTTGGCTAAACTGGGGAAG GCCCACGTGTACTGCGAAGGGGACGACGTCTACGACGTGATGCTCAACCAG aCCAACCTCCAGTTCAACAACAACAAGTTCTACGTCCTACAGCTGCTGGAGGACGATGGGCCACGGAGCTACAGCGTCTGGACGCGCTGGGGGCGCG TGGGGCGGCCGGGCCAGCACGCGCTGGTGTCCTGCGCTGGGGACCTCACCCAGGCCAAGCAGATCTTCACTAAGAA GTTCCTTGACAAGACCAAAAACCACTGGGCCGAGCGGGGCAACTTCCAGAAAGTGCCTGGCAAGTACGACCTGCTGCACATGGACAGCCGCCCCcct GCCGCAGAGCCGAGCTGCACAGGGGCCCCCCAGCCCAAACCGGCCTCACGACTGGACCCCCGAGTGCAGGCGCTGCTGGGGCTGATCTGCGACCTGCAGGCCATGGAGGAGATGGTGCTGGAGATGAAGTATGACACCAAGAAGGCCCCTCTCG GGAAGCTGACGGTGGAGCAGATCCGGGCTGGGTTCCAGTCACTGCAGAAGGTGGAGGCGGTTCTGCGGGCCGGGGACACTGGACGGGCCCTGCTGGAAGCCTGCAACGAGTTCTACACCCGTGTGCCCCATGACTTTGG GCTTCGGACACCCCCATTGATCCGGACGTGGCAGGAGCTTCAGGAGAAGGTGCAGCTGCTGGAG gccctgggcGAGATTCAGATTGCCGTCAAGCTGGCGCGCTTGGAGCTGCACGGCCAGGAGCACCCGCTGGACCGGAGCTACCGCACGCTGGGCTGTGAGCTCTGCCCCCTGGAGCGGGACTCTGCCCACTTCCAG GTGCTGGAGCGGTACCTGCTCTCCACCCACGCGCCTACCCACCGTGACTACTCCATGGAGCTGCTGGAGGCTTTCACCTTGCGCCGGGCCGGCGAGCCCCCCTTCCGCGCCAGCCTGCCCAACCg GACGTTGCTGTGGCACGGCTCCCGGCTGGGCAACTGGGTGGGGATCCTGagccaggggctgcgggtggcGCCCCCTGAGGCCCCCGTCACCGGCTACATG tTTGGGAAGGGCATCTACTTCGCAGACATGTCGTCCAAGAGCGCCAACTACTGCTTCGCCTCGCGCCAGCGCGacgtggggctgctgctgctgtgcgaG GTGGCGCTGGGCGAGtgccaggagctgctggaggcgaATGCCGAGGCCGGGGAGCTGCCGCCCGGGAAGCACAGCACCAAGGGGCTGGGGAAGCTGGCGCCCGCCCCAGCCAATACCATCGTGCT GGAGGGGGCCGCAGTGCCGCTGGGCCCGGCCGTGGAGACGGGCGTGAGGAACCCCCACGGCTACACCCTCAACTACAACGAGTTCGTCGTCTACGAGCCGGGCCAGGTGCGGATGCGCTACCTGCTCCAAGTGCGCTTCAGCTTCGCCCCCCTgtggtga
- the PARP2 gene encoding poly [ADP-ribose] polymerase 2 isoform X3 gives MDRRGRTDAWQPLSRTRTPGDEEGQWLPYPADTCLALERARRGDGEPSLEVTFSRTRYTLDTAQMTQTNVRTGYQRRMERRESDAVDDDGGSEPSSVPGSSSPQRPPAPKRLQEVGASPNPRAGGESTEVVKTLIVKGKAPVDPECLAKLGKAHVYCEGDDVYDVMLNQTNLQFNNNKFYVLQLLEDDGPRSYSVWTRWGRVGRPGQHALVSCAGDLTQAKQIFTKKFLDKTKNHWAERGNFQKVPGKYDLLHMDSRPPAAEPSCTGAPQPKPASRLDPRVQALLGLICDLQAMEEMVLEMKYDTKKAPLGKLTVEQIRAGFQSLQKVEAVLRAGDTGRALLEACNEFYTRVPHDFGLRTPPLIRTWQELQEKVQLLEALGEIQIAVKLARLELHGQEHPLDRSYRTLGCELCPLERDSAHFQVLERYLLSTHAPTHRDYSMELLEAFTLRRAGEPPFRASLPNRTLLWHGSRLGNWVGILSQGLRVAPPEAPVTGYMFGKGIYFADMSSKSANYCFASRQRDVGLLLLCEVALGECQELLEANAEAGELPPGKHSTKGLGKLAPAPANTIVLEGAAVPLGPAVETGVRNPHGYTLNYNEFVVYEPGQVRMRYLLQVRFSFAPLW, from the exons ATGGACAGACGAGGCAGGACAGATGCGTGGCAGCCGCTGTCCAGGACCAGGACTCCT GGGGACGAAGAGGGGCAGTGGCTTCCCTACCCTGCCGATACCTGCCTGGCGCTGGAGCGAGCACGGCGCGGCGACGGGGAGCCCAGCCTAGAGGTGACGTTCAGCCGGACCCGCTACACGTTGGACACAGCACAGATGACCCAGACCAACGTCAGAACTGGGTACCAGCGCCGGATGGAGCGGAGGGAGTCAG ATGCTGTGGATGACGATGGGGGATCTGAGCCCAGCTCTGTCCCTGGCTCCTCGTCCCCCCAACGGCCCCCAGCGCCGAAGAgactccaggaggtgggggccagccccaaccccagagccGGGGGAGAGAGCACAG AGGTCGTCAAGACCCTGATTGTGAAGGGGAAGGCGCCGGTGGATCCCGAGTGCTTGGCTAAACTGGGGAAG GCCCACGTGTACTGCGAAGGGGACGACGTCTACGACGTGATGCTCAACCAG aCCAACCTCCAGTTCAACAACAACAAGTTCTACGTCCTACAGCTGCTGGAGGACGATGGGCCACGGAGCTACAGCGTCTGGACGCGCTGGGGGCGCG TGGGGCGGCCGGGCCAGCACGCGCTGGTGTCCTGCGCTGGGGACCTCACCCAGGCCAAGCAGATCTTCACTAAGAA GTTCCTTGACAAGACCAAAAACCACTGGGCCGAGCGGGGCAACTTCCAGAAAGTGCCTGGCAAGTACGACCTGCTGCACATGGACAGCCGCCCCcct GCCGCAGAGCCGAGCTGCACAGGGGCCCCCCAGCCCAAACCGGCCTCACGACTGGACCCCCGAGTGCAGGCGCTGCTGGGGCTGATCTGCGACCTGCAGGCCATGGAGGAGATGGTGCTGGAGATGAAGTATGACACCAAGAAGGCCCCTCTCG GGAAGCTGACGGTGGAGCAGATCCGGGCTGGGTTCCAGTCACTGCAGAAGGTGGAGGCGGTTCTGCGGGCCGGGGACACTGGACGGGCCCTGCTGGAAGCCTGCAACGAGTTCTACACCCGTGTGCCCCATGACTTTGG GCTTCGGACACCCCCATTGATCCGGACGTGGCAGGAGCTTCAGGAGAAGGTGCAGCTGCTGGAG gccctgggcGAGATTCAGATTGCCGTCAAGCTGGCGCGCTTGGAGCTGCACGGCCAGGAGCACCCGCTGGACCGGAGCTACCGCACGCTGGGCTGTGAGCTCTGCCCCCTGGAGCGGGACTCTGCCCACTTCCAG GTGCTGGAGCGGTACCTGCTCTCCACCCACGCGCCTACCCACCGTGACTACTCCATGGAGCTGCTGGAGGCTTTCACCTTGCGCCGGGCCGGCGAGCCCCCCTTCCGCGCCAGCCTGCCCAACCg GACGTTGCTGTGGCACGGCTCCCGGCTGGGCAACTGGGTGGGGATCCTGagccaggggctgcgggtggcGCCCCCTGAGGCCCCCGTCACCGGCTACATG tTTGGGAAGGGCATCTACTTCGCAGACATGTCGTCCAAGAGCGCCAACTACTGCTTCGCCTCGCGCCAGCGCGacgtggggctgctgctgctgtgcgaG GTGGCGCTGGGCGAGtgccaggagctgctggaggcgaATGCCGAGGCCGGGGAGCTGCCGCCCGGGAAGCACAGCACCAAGGGGCTGGGGAAGCTGGCGCCCGCCCCAGCCAATACCATCGTGCT GGAGGGGGCCGCAGTGCCGCTGGGCCCGGCCGTGGAGACGGGCGTGAGGAACCCCCACGGCTACACCCTCAACTACAACGAGTTCGTCGTCTACGAGCCGGGCCAGGTGCGGATGCGCTACCTGCTCCAAGTGCGCTTCAGCTTCGCCCCCCTgtggtga